ATATTACTTTGAGCCAAGTGAAAGAGGCGGTTGCTTTAATAAACAACCGCCCCAAAAAGAAACTAGGTTTCAGGACAACCATCGAGTTTTTAACTGAACTCGGAATATATCAACTGTTAAGTTTGACGTGACAATCTGCGTAGAGAATCCGTAGCCGTTAGCTTTGACAACATGCTTGCCATCTACAATTTCCTTTCTTTACAGGTAATGGCGCGAATCTGTTTGTTTGACAGCTGGATGATTGTCCATGTGTCTTTCGGAATAACTTCCGTGAGTAACGGTGTCTGGCGTATTTTCATTAGAGGCCAAGCACCGGGTCGGGCTGGCGGTATCTGTTGTCTGCAACGCGGTTCGGCTGAAGATTTTTTGCTTCCCAAGGGGCAAATTTCAGCGCGTAGGATGTTGGGCTGTAGTCATGCTTTTTTTGTGAGCAAACAGACAGGCGTGGCTGCAAATAGATTGAGCTACATCGTGCACAAACTCTTTTTGCAAACTTTGCAAATTCTGCTGTTAAGCGGAGTTCTGCCGCTTGTAGTGTTCGCGGGAGCAATCGATTTGGTTAGGTCGTTTGACAAACAGCTTTCCACACCATGGACACGGTTTTGGCTTTTTGATCCGCCTTTTTGCAGCACACTACAAAAAAGGGCATGTAAAAACGCTCCAATCAGGCACGCTACAAGGCTAAACAACTTGTCGGGTTGCTTGACTCCAAACAGGCTATGAGTCTCAAGCTTGAATCCCCTGAGGTTATTGCAGGTAAACAGTTTGAGCAGGATATGCAGGAGTGGAGCAGGCAGCTTGATGCCTTTGCAGCTGGTGAGCAAAAGACGAAGGATTTGATTGTAGGGGGTACTCCTGACGTCTTACAGCGCTTAGGATTTCCAGATTATCCTGTCATCATGCAAGGTAAAGACGTTGCAAAAGTGCTCAGTGACCGCGAAGATCATTGTCTTCCTATGGAGCAATTACGAGTGTTACCGCAGGCTTTGTGGGAGCCTGTCATGATATTCAAGTCAGCATCTAAAACAGGTGCATATACGATTTTGACTGAAATTAAAAATCCAGTTGATAAAAGAAATGTAATGATTGCATTGCACCACAATGTGCGTAGTCAGCGTGTAAGGGTTAACCGTATTGCGAGTGCGTACACGAGAAGGCCGCATTGGTATGTTGGGTAAATAAGGATGGGGCTGCTGCGGTATCAGGATAAAAAGAAAAGCCTCGCATGGGCGAGAACTGCCAGGCTACAATTGCCCATAGTGCCGCCTATGCGAAACAATATAAATTTACTCACTGAAAACGAAATAGTCAAGCCAGCACTGCCGAATAATAAACATTCTCTTGCCCCTGAAAAGCCCACTTCCGGCATTCCAGCACAGAAGGTGCAGGATGCAATCAGCGCATTACCAGTCATGCCTAACGCTCTCGATGCATCTGTTGTGCAGTCAGAGGGTAATATTCCCGCCCATATTGAAGTGGGGCTGGAAAAGATAGATACACGCGGTGTGCGGGGTATTTATGACCCTGTGACCGAGCGTATTTATCTTGTAGCTGATAATATAGAGTCAGAGCAGGAAGCCAAAGAAATTTGGCTGCATGAGCAGGTAGGGCACCACGGATTACGCGGGATTATGGATGAGCAGGAGCGTAATCTGCTGCTTAACCAAGTAGCCTTATCTGTCGGCAATACCGAACTTCGATCTATTGCTGAACGCTACGGATTGGACTTGCAGGACAAATCGCAGCGTCAGCAGGCGGCAGAAGAGTATTTAGCCCAAGTGGCTGAAAAGCTGTTTTTGGGTGAATCTCTTTCTGTTAAGGCAGCACGGGCATGGAAAAAGCTTGTCGCTTTCATGAAAAAAGCGCTGGCAAAGTTCGGCATTGTGGATGCTCCGGATACGTTAGTTGAAGATGTCCTTGCCGATTCCGTCTCCTATTTGCGGGGGGCTGGCAGCAGTACCCGCATCATTGCAAAGGATGGGCAGCGCTACTATCTAGTACCGCAAGCTGTTATGCGCCATCCACGACTGGGCAGGGTACGTGACCTTTTGAATGTCGATATTGAATCTACTGAAATGCGCGACATAATCGACTAGAAAGACATGACAGCCCTGCAAGCCGCTGCGGGATTGCCGTATTGGTCCGCAAAGCAGAATGACGGGTTCCGTAAAGTCTATGAAGTACAGCTCACCCGTTCAGAGCGCAGGAACCGCATGCTGCAAGAATCTCTAAAAGAAGCATCCACACTTATGGATGGTAAGCTGAGTACTGAACAAGAGCAGAAACTCTCAGCTTTTGTATGGAAGTGGGACGGTAAAGAAATTGAGGAGCTAAAGGACATCAAGAAAGTGGTGTTCAAAGACGGGCAAGCAGAACCAGCCGTAGGCGATCAGGCACTCCAAGGCAGGGCGGGCGGTTTCTCCTGTGTACACCTTCCGTACCTTCTCTCATAATTTGCTGCTGCTTTGGAATCAGATGGCACGGCATGAGGGCAAAGAAGGCAAGGTAGCCCTTGCCAAATCTCTTGGGGCAACCGCAGCCCTTGGTGGTGTAACAGCATTGCCGATGTATGCCACAGCTATGGCGGTAGTCCAGCTCATTATAGGCAGTGACGATGATTGGACGGAAAAGATCAGGCGTGCATTGCCAAAGTCTGACATGCTGCGCGATATGGCAATTTACGGACTGCCCGCCGGATTTGGCGTGACCCTTGGCGGTTCCCTTGGGGTCGAAGCACCTATTGTTTCACGATTGAGTGCAGCGGATACCCCGCAGACAGCCCTTGCCGACAATTTGGGTGATATCCTCGGCATTCCTTGGGACTTGTTCGTGAAAAAGCCAACCCGCATCATGACCGCCCTTGAGAATGAAAACGATATGCGTGCCCTTGAGGAAGCCATGCCGACGGTGATTAAGAACATCATGCAGGCATACCGCCTGTGGAATGAAGGGCATACCTCATTGCGCGGGGCACCAATTGAAGGAGAGAAGCTTAGTACCAGTGAAATGGTCGCCCGTGCTATAGGCTTCCAGCCTGTCAGTGCCGTAAGGCAATGGGATAGTCATGCAGCCACCAAG
This DNA window, taken from Halodesulfovibrio sp., encodes the following:
- a CDS encoding PLxRFG domain-containing protein, translated to MARHEGKEGKVALAKSLGATAALGGVTALPMYATAMAVVQLIIGSDDDWTEKIRRALPKSDMLRDMAIYGLPAGFGVTLGGSLGVEAPIVSRLSAADTPQTALADNLGDILGIPWDLFVKKPTRIMTALENENDMRALEEAMPTVIKNIMQAYRLWNEGHTSLRGAPIEGEKLSTSEMVARAIGFQPVSAVRQWDSHAATKRSMAIRSETANKIAAKIMAAIKDKDYAAQKKAQSEWMAWNEQAQKDKKPWLIVTGADIRRRLKGRMKGKRPNRREMLRKKAMGDVW